The Aphidius gifuensis isolate YNYX2018 linkage group LG2, ASM1490517v1, whole genome shotgun sequence DNA window aataacagtGCTTACATTACgtatgtgtaaaaaaaaaaccattttttgtttttaataataatacaaatacactaaaatcattacaaaaaaaattttaatattttttatttttcacacatTTGAATGATTCTTTTGCGATTTATTATCGCAACTGTGTGACAATAAATAACCGCACTAAAACCGGTGCGATAATGTCATGATTTTCTTGTatgtgtataaaatttaaaaaaaaaaaataagcatcgactcttaatttaaaaaaaataaaaacaaatggaATTTCCCACAACCCACGATTTATTCATTGCTATAATTAAcgcaattttaattaattatattaatatccGTCATTAATGAATTACTACTATCGTACGGCTTGTTTGTATCTGTATTTGTGGTCCgtttgtaagaaaaaaaaaaaaaaattaaataaaacttacaaCAATTGGGGACCTcattgtaatatattataattaatcaatttaaagaaattaaaatgcaaaaacataattgtttatagcgtttaaattcaaaaatattgaaaaaataaaaataacatctataaatttacaaatttgtgGTTTTATATTATCtcaattatgtatttatttatttacttaatttatttttattattattaataaatttatcatgaaaaaatttaaaacaatttatataattaattagcgGAGACTCGGAGAGAATTGGAGAGAATGACGGAGAATTTTTTCGCAAtcgaaatatgaaaaaattacagtaAGCTACTGTGGTAATTTACCTCGGTAAGTTAAGACACCACTCTGTTAAAATtcttattttctaaataaaaaaaaaaaacaaataattatttaatgattttaaagcTATTCAGTTGGCGcgagaataaattattttcgtcAAAAACTTTGCAATTAttgcttaaaaataattgtgttaattattgtcaaaaaatGGGACCACTAGAACAAGCTAAAAAAGCTGCTGCATATAAAGCAGTTGATGATCATGTAAAggtaaacaaaaacaattcatGATTTAGTTTATAGGTTATGGTGCAAAtatcatgataatttatattattatttttaaatttaaaataaacataattgttGGTTTGTTTTTTAGTCCAACAGCATTATTGGAGTTGGAAGTGGATCAACAGTTATCTATGCTGTTCACAGAATAGGtcagaaatatttttgagtCTTAAAACAAATTACTATGACCTTGAACTTTGACATCAAAAGGTCATTGATTGTGTTATGATAAGGCATATTGAGATTCGCGGTTTacaaagttttatatttattttccagcTGAAAAAGTCAGGTCGGAAAATATGGCTAATGTCATATGTGTTCCAACATCTTTCCAGGCTCGTCAACTTATCATCAACAGTCGTCTTATTCTTGGAGATCTTGATACACATCcaaaagtagtttttttttttcaaaaattttataaaatttctaacGAATTTCTAAGCtttacaagtatttttattattgcttttttcTACAGCTTGATTGTGTTATTGATGGTGCTGATGAAGTTGATGCagatttgaatttaataaaaggaGGTGGTGGTTGTCttcttcaagaaaaaattctaGCATCTTGTGCTAACAGCTTGATCATAATAGCTGATTATTCGtaagctttattttttatttaaaattaatcttgttgcttcattgtttttaatcttgattaataatttgtaggaaaaattcagaaaaactTGGTCAACATTATAAAAAGGGAATTCCAATTGAAGTTGTTCCAATGGCATATGTACCAATTAAACGAAAGGTTGAGGATAATTTTGGTGGTGTTGCTGAGATCAGAATGGCTCGAGCAAAAGCtgtatgttttattttctcattttgttaatattaatttaatattgatgatgaaaattaatagatttttctttcattaacAGGGACCAGTTATAACTGACAATGGAAATTTTATTCTAGACTGGGATTTTCCTTTTGATTTAGAAAAATCATGGGAAGAAATTCACACGGAAATTAAACTTATTCCTGGTGTCATTGAAATTGGATTATTTGTCAATATGGCACACAAGGCATATTTTGGAATGAATGATGGTACTGTTAAAGAACAACTTAtcaataatgtttaaaattcaataattttgctgtataataattcaagcttttcatatttttttatcaattaatttaccaaaaatactattatatattgtcaatgtataaatttatcaactacAACATAATCacacttttgaaaaaaaattactatttcttcattaaaattgtttctatattttttttaatattatttttgtatattattattatacttagttgttgtttaattaaaatttatcattaaaattatttaaatacttggCTGTGtgtttatattcaatatatatttatgtatttcaataaaaataaataaatatcaattggtatgtgttttttcattgagattattaatgaaaatttttaaacatttctttttgataaataaaaaatatgtacataAGTACTAAGCCGGTATTAAAACTACAAAATGGAAATAATACTAGCAGTTGATTATTATGCTAACTATGAAcagtagaaaatatataaaaggaTTAAAACAAGTGAGTTATTCAACGTGATATATAATCATTAATCAGTGATGCATAATcacataaataatcaaaaataattatatcagtTGGTAATGAGAACACGTCGCTACTAATTGTACTAATccattagtattattatttattaattattagaaataaataatgagcCAATGTATCAAAAGATCTGCCTGGTTTctattacaaaaaatgaaataaattattcttgtAGTTCTTTTTTAGTTAAAGTACATCGTAAcgcaaatttttatcataataatagtaataataattattattaatttatatttttttttcttctacaaAAAGGACAGTTATCATCGATTTTCCGGCATTTGATTGGTTGTCAATgaaatgagaaataaaatttcgttTCGCAGTAACTAATTGCATTCTGTTTCGAAAGTTttcgatgaatttttaaaaacaaattgtcCAGAAAAtcgaaatacctctttgctcattttATGATTCTAATATAAATCAGCAATTTTTTGAAACCAAGTATTTAGCATgagcatgaaaaataaaaaataataaaataaatatataacaaaatgaaaataattgatttaattattaatcaaatttgttgaattaagACTTGatagatataaatatactatattaattaataaaatatattttatttaaatgtttactccttgtttaaatataaaaaaaaacataaataataattgaattgagatcaatgaagaaataaatgtcTTGAACGAAACTCTGTATGGATTTCTGATGCTCAAACGTTGTTAGTACTTGGACACTTGCTGAGTTTTTCTATGATTTATATGACTATTTAACAAGCACACTTGTTATATATTACTTccgtaaataaaatatctaattaattactaaaaaaataattattataataaatataaaacaaatgacaataatatatttttaagttttgtttaaaagaaaaataaaatacttgatacagaaatttaaatttattgtttctgATGAATATTCAACATCTCAAACAcacatttatattcaaaatgagCAATGAGATTTCTTGAGATctataaattcaacatttaagCATTTAAATCTGCAAAATTTAAATCACAAGTTGATGATTGTTGAACATTTGTTTGCatcgttatttattttgtaaactaAATATTACCATGTAAATAATAGACATGCATACAAAAAGCTGtttgttatattaaaaataaaattaaaatttgcgGATTAAATAAGACTGACGTAAATGATTCGACGCACAAGGGTAGTTTTAATTGTCGGCAACAATTTAAAAGTGGGGGATGTATTTCAAGAAGGTGCATGTTATATACAGGATTAATTCAAGCTTTGATTGTTCAACTGTCGACAAGTGCTCCAGCTCTCTTGGAGGATCATTGAcatttgcaatttttaaatataccaagacagttattaaataatttaatttcaataaacacCCAATCAtgaaggtaaatattttaaattctaaataagttttattatattttttctttgacttTTACTTAgtgtaaaattcaatataaattttttttttatttcaattgtttatacttaaattaatattaataattaaaacttttcactaaattttttttgataataataaaactcaattgtacaaatattaaatgaaaaaaaaatcattatattttataattttaaatattttataattgaatttaaaaaaatatattttcaggcttctaaaattttaaattgggCTGTTGCTGGACTACTGTTAATTGCTTCAACAAATGGactaaaaattgatgaaaaagtaaataataaacaccttaaaattaaaaattaaaaaataatgttaaaaatatttacaggaTGATCAGGAAATTGTTGAAAGTCCATTTCGTGATGGATCAATGCGATCAAAAAGGCCATTCTGCAATGCATTTACAGGTAAACTTATTCttcaagctaaaaaaatttataaacaaattattaagctatttaaaattaaccaGGCTGTGGAAAAAAACGGAGTTATAACAACAACGCCCTGGAATCAAAAGAAGATctacaaaaaattcaagttccAATTGATATTTACAAAGCAATGATTCGTGATTTATCAGAAGACATTCGTAACACAATTGAGCATGAAATAGATGAACAAAATACCAAATATATTGATCAAGAATATTTACCATATTCAACAAGAACAATGCCAATTCGTAAgcgttatcaaaattaattttatatcatcgaaaacaatatatatttcaaagaaaaaacgGCTAAAATTCTCTTACTTATTATCaccaagaaattaaaaattataaacaatttttacgatcaatttttaatgtaaatttaaaaaaaatacataaagctaaattattcaataaaaaatttaattgtaatacaatattttattgatgaataataaaaattaatgtattttaatttgtttttattataaataaacaatgagcTTGATGTAAAGACTATTGTTCCACAAGTATTTACTTCCAGTATGAAGAATATCACGTGGAATACTGAGACCAACACATTCTAAATTATCTGGATGTCCAATTATTGCTGGTTGTTGCCAAAAATACGTTGGGCAAACAGTCAATGGATCCCACAATCTTGATGATCTATCAATTCTCAAGAGCTCTTCTGGTGAATGATCtaaaatctaaaattattcatcaacaattagcaatattattttctttttaaaatatttacttactTCAATACGAAGCTTCAAAATAAATGGccatgataatttattatcttgatgACTTTTTGTCAAACCAACAGCTATGAAAATTGTACCATCAGGAAAATATTTTGGTGTTATTTTCATGTACATTCCATAGCCAGcttgtttaatataaaaagtattacTTCGTTGTGAATAACCAGTTCtccaatttgataatttatttttcatattttcaattatccaaaaatatgtatagactttaaaatattctgtaataattaatatgttgtttagaaaaaatcatttaatattttctatcaaTATTACTCAccatttgatattaatatctCATTAACAGTATCATTGAATTTTCTAATTTCAAATTGCCTaggtgtttttaaatattcataattttttttaacaataaatttatcttttctatcatttaaattaacagaTAAACTTTGCAAATTCATTTGCAAAACAAGGTCTTTTatttcgtttaattttttttcaaataaatcgaAACGTTCGTCtagaatttctaaaaaaaaatttagctattatcaatttgttatttcaaattatctcaattttaatttatattattttttttacttgtactTGTTGAAACTCGAGTGACAATTGATTGTGCATCAGCAATTAATTCATCAGATGTAATTCGACAAATTGTATGGATTTCTGTAGTATCATTGTTCGTTGAATTTAAACTaactaaaatgaaaataatgaatttatttaaacgttTATCAACATCTAATTAGTCTACTtacaaatatcaattttaggtgatttaataatttttccaccAAGACAAACAAAAAACCATGGCCAGGTGATAAATAAAATCGTGATAACAAGCATCTTTCTCAATTGACACTGAACCCTTTTACAATACAACGAGTAAGCTAAAAATTACcacaagttttaaatttaaaattcctGAAAAGACCAAAAATAGACACCACCACAAATTCCATACCaccatattttttctttgaaatttaatcatcaaattatttcTACGACAATTGtcttaatataaaatttatttacaaattaaaaactaatataaataatttatattttatgaacaaatgatttttcttcatcattacATGATTCACGAATTATTATTCGATTATCTTtcatctgaaaaataaataataaattagtctAGATGTCGACCAacccaataaataaaaagaacaagtATTACCTTAACATGAGCATATAAAACAATACCAATCAAAGTCAAAGTGATACCAATAGCTTGATTGAACTCCAATGATTCATTGAACATGATGGATCCACcaataatcaataaacaaaatttaccaTGTCCCACCATGTTATATCTAAATGCATTATCATCAAGGAGTCAAacataattgtaatattattttttttgtgctatTGTCGTTTAAAAGGATACGTGAGTGGTGATGTGTGTCCAATGATCCAGTATGATGTTAGATTGACAAAAAAAGATACAACACTCGAGCTGAGTACCATAagctaaaatataaattaattacatgataataatgatgacagtgtttaattttaatcaggTAATTTGTGTGTAATACGTACAATGTCCATGTATGACCAGCTATGAGTTATTGTTTGTTGAACTGGCTCAACAATTGGTACAAGAACAAGTAGCAAAGCAGCAGACAATGGTGCTTGATAATACAACAGCTGCATTGGATCCATTTGTAGCTCCATTTGTTTTCTATTGACCCactgtaattaaatttttatctgattATAAATGTCATTTTGGTGTGATGATTGAATGAACGTACCACTTGGTATAATGATGTTATTAATACTCCAAGTGTTGCATAAATTGTACcagtaatattaaattgaatatcataataaaaattaataataactccaaAGATTATTGGTAATAGAGTTAGCTTAACTAATAAActaaagctttttttataaaataatatttgtagaaaaataacACATGGTGTTGTGAGCATTTTAGCAACTTGATATGTTCCAACAGTATTATGAGCTAAacttaaatttgataaaacaacaaaaccaCAAAATGACACTGCTATTGGTATCAT harbors:
- the LOC122849438 gene encoding uncharacterized protein LOC122849438; protein product: MLVITILFITWPWFFVCLGGKIIKSPKIDIFSLNSTNNDTTEIHTICRITSDELIADAQSIVTRVSTSTKILDERFDLFEKKLNEIKDLVLQMNLQSLSVNLNDRKDKFIVKKNYEYLKTPRQFEIRKFNDTVNEILISNEYFKVYTYFWIIENMKNKLSNWRTGYSQRSNTFYIKQAGYGMYMKITPKYFPDGTIFIAVGLTKSHQDNKLSWPFILKLRIEILDHSPEELLRIDRSSRLWDPLTVCPTYFWQQPAIIGHPDNLECVGLSIPRDILHTGSKYLWNNSLYIKLIVYL
- the LOC122848873 gene encoding uncharacterized protein LOC122848873; the encoded protein is MKASKILNWAVAGLLLIASTNGLKIDEKDDQEIVESPFRDGSMRSKRPFCNAFTGCGKKRSYNNNALESKEDLQKIQVPIDIYKAMIRDLSEDIRNTIEHEIDEQNTKYIDQEYLPYSTRTMPIRKRYQN
- the LOC122848874 gene encoding solute carrier family 35 member E3-like → MKKNLKIIFNLVLNIIFSITIVLLNKWIYRNIGFPNITLSMIHFLVTFLGLVICEKFDIFCIKDVAIKEMIPIAVSFCGFVVLSNLSLAHNTVGTYQVAKMLTTPCVIFLQILFYKKSFSLLVKLTLLPIIFGVIINFYYDIQFNITGTIYATLGVLITSLYQVWVNRKQMELQMDPMQLLYYQAPLSAALLLVLVPIVEPVQQTITHSWSYMDILMVLSSSVVSFFVNLTSYWIIGHTSPLTYNMVGHGKFCLLIIGGSIMFNESLEFNQAIGITLTLIGIVLYAHVKMKDNRIIIRESCNDEEKSFVHKI
- the LOC122848872 gene encoding ribose-5-phosphate isomerase is translated as MILKLFSWRENKLFSSKTLQLLLKNNCVNYCQKMGPLEQAKKAAAYKAVDDHVKSNSIIGVGSGSTVIYAVHRIAEKVRSENMANVICVPTSFQARQLIINSRLILGDLDTHPKLDCVIDGADEVDADLNLIKGGGGCLLQEKILASCANSLIIIADYSKNSEKLGQHYKKGIPIEVVPMAYVPIKRKVEDNFGGVAEIRMARAKAGPVITDNGNFILDWDFPFDLEKSWEEIHTEIKLIPGVIEIGLFVNMAHKAYFGMNDGTVKEQLINNV